The following are encoded together in the Novosphingobium resinovorum genome:
- a CDS encoding DUF2726 domain-containing protein, translating into MDETKIGMLILLVVGLGLLKALAGLNTAPKPVSKPFLTKREAAMLIALERALPHCRIHAQVAMGALLKAPTNPLRKSRHSDRNAFSQKIVDFVAQDRVSGAILALIEVDDYSHNAARDRARDAMTSHAGYQTVRIGRSVQPRFEEVHQAVSSLLMPPFSANSKGGHNGNR; encoded by the coding sequence ATGGATGAAACCAAAATCGGAATGCTCATCCTGCTGGTGGTGGGATTAGGGCTACTGAAGGCTTTGGCTGGCCTCAACACAGCGCCGAAGCCTGTCTCGAAACCCTTCCTGACCAAACGTGAGGCTGCGATGCTGATCGCTTTGGAACGGGCCCTGCCACATTGCCGCATTCACGCCCAGGTGGCGATGGGTGCTTTGCTCAAGGCCCCTACAAACCCATTGCGAAAATCCCGTCACTCCGATCGCAATGCGTTCTCGCAGAAAATCGTTGATTTCGTCGCGCAGGATCGGGTGTCTGGCGCGATCCTCGCGCTGATCGAAGTCGATGATTACAGCCACAATGCGGCTCGCGATCGCGCTCGCGATGCCATGACTAGCCATGCTGGTTATCAAACAGTCCGCATTGGCCGATCTGTGCAACCCCGCTTCGAGGAGGTGCATCAGGCAGTGTCGTCGCTGCTGATGCCTCCCTTTTCAGCCAACAGCAAGGGCGGCCACAATGGGAATCGATGA
- a CDS encoding nitrilase-related carbon-nitrogen hydrolase codes for MDERGDGICNGPPTHFDSLSRVWLSTCRVSRCRHRAETVRARLFCPDGSVGWQDKIVMTRFEREIWGITGGTQIKALDTPFGPVGISICYDAEFPLIARRQAEAGARIILVPSATDNMQGYWRVRIGAQARALENQCYVVQAPTVGLAPWLPSLDENYGAAAVYGPPDCITPDNGVFAIGRAHQAQWLMADVDLRQVVKWRQGGAVLPFCHWSEQWPELLASPTGIANDNPDELSTLYDRIG; via the coding sequence ATGGATGAACGGGGGGACGGCATTTGCAACGGCCCCCCGACGCATTTCGACTCGCTGTCCCGCGTATGGCTATCAACCTGCCGGGTTTCTCGATGCAGGCACCGAGCTGAGACGGTCCGGGCGCGGCTCTTCTGTCCCGATGGCAGTGTCGGTTGGCAGGACAAGATTGTGATGACCCGCTTCGAACGGGAAATCTGGGGCATAACAGGGGGTACGCAGATAAAAGCATTGGACACGCCCTTTGGCCCGGTTGGCATATCCATCTGCTATGACGCCGAATTTCCTCTGATTGCACGTCGTCAGGCAGAAGCGGGAGCAAGGATCATCCTCGTGCCCTCAGCAACCGACAATATGCAGGGTTATTGGCGGGTGCGGATCGGCGCGCAGGCGCGTGCGCTTGAAAATCAATGTTATGTGGTGCAGGCGCCCACAGTTGGTCTCGCGCCCTGGCTCCCCTCGCTCGATGAAAATTACGGCGCCGCGGCAGTTTATGGGCCGCCTGACTGCATCACGCCCGACAATGGCGTTTTCGCCATTGGACGGGCCCATCAGGCCCAGTGGCTGATGGCCGATGTTGATCTTCGCCAGGTCGTAAAATGGCGCCAGGGCGGCGCAGTTCTTCCTTTCTGTCACTGGTCAGAACAGTGGCCCGAGCTACTGGCTTCACCGACAGGTATCGCCAATGACAATCCAGATGAGCTTAGCACTTTATATGACCGGATAGGATGA
- a CDS encoding winged helix-turn-helix transcriptional regulator, translating into MGIESQSQVHRSIDPAAADAIFQTLSARWVLHILVALSKDDLRFTRLRREIPRISANVLTVRLRELEAACLVSRTTSPPPDSYQLYGLGPLAHGLRPALQHLEQWRLQLGVFGKT; encoded by the coding sequence ATGGGTATCGAGTCACAGAGCCAAGTTCATCGATCGATAGACCCCGCTGCAGCCGACGCGATATTTCAAACCCTGAGCGCACGTTGGGTGCTGCACATCCTGGTAGCACTGAGCAAAGACGATCTTCGCTTCACGCGCCTTCGCCGAGAGATACCGAGGATCAGCGCCAACGTGCTTACCGTCCGCCTGAGGGAACTGGAAGCGGCATGTCTGGTCTCGAGGACGACGTCGCCGCCACCGGATTCCTATCAACTTTACGGACTGGGGCCGTTGGCACATGGATTGCGGCCGGCGCTGCAACATCTGGAGCAATGGAGATTACAGCTCGGTGTATTCGGCAAGACCTAG
- a CDS encoding methyltransferase family protein translates to MTHADYGYGLWGLALVNAAVFILFAFSFFKPATRRDWRSFGAFSAFIVALFAEMYGFPLTIFLLSGWLQSHFPGVAWWSHDAGHLLEMMFGWRVNPHFGPFHLASFVLIGAGFWLISAGWAPLHAAQRVHKLATTGIYARVRHPQYIGFILVMLGLLLQWPTLLTLAMFPVLVVMYIRLARHEEKAALAKFGCEYRDYMARVPAFVPRLTSRTARTSVHARPWRGKARLDRGRNRL, encoded by the coding sequence ATGACGCACGCCGACTATGGCTATGGTCTGTGGGGGCTCGCGCTGGTCAACGCCGCCGTTTTCATCCTCTTTGCGTTCAGCTTCTTCAAGCCGGCAACGCGGCGCGACTGGCGCAGCTTCGGCGCGTTCAGTGCGTTCATCGTCGCGCTCTTCGCCGAAATGTATGGCTTCCCGCTCACCATCTTCCTGCTGTCGGGGTGGCTCCAGTCGCATTTCCCCGGCGTCGCTTGGTGGAGCCACGATGCCGGCCACCTCTTGGAGATGATGTTCGGCTGGAGGGTCAACCCGCATTTTGGCCCGTTCCATCTTGCCAGCTTCGTGCTGATCGGCGCGGGCTTCTGGCTGATCTCGGCCGGATGGGCACCGCTTCACGCAGCCCAGCGAGTTCACAAGCTCGCGACGACGGGAATCTATGCCAGGGTCCGCCATCCGCAATATATCGGGTTCATCCTCGTGATGCTCGGTTTGTTGCTGCAATGGCCGACGTTACTGACGCTCGCCATGTTCCCCGTGCTGGTCGTGATGTACATCCGGCTAGCCCGGCATGAGGAGAAGGCGGCGCTCGCAAAATTCGGGTGTGAGTATCGCGACTATATGGCGCGAGTGCCAGCCTTCGTTCCCCGGCTAACGTCTCGGACAGCGCGTACTTCCGTTCATGCACGCCCATGGAGAGGCAAGGCGCGGCTCGATCGGGGGCGGAACAGGCTTTAG
- a CDS encoding UPF0149 family protein, which yields MSFKRQTASGRTLSLEQLEIWLDTLDPPVAGVSSIDGFLAALAAGPSIINPDIWLKSILREHVQSARSAPARRTILKRYNQICIELAECPEVYAPIYMRTEDGEVLLEDFANGFFTAMHLDMDAWKPFVSDREFGLPLAAILGQSTIIDGTSWIDQLQDPLANQALADTWRMIPQIISFIHDQCAFARTLTVH from the coding sequence ATGAGCTTCAAACGTCAAACCGCATCCGGCAGAACGCTCTCATTAGAGCAGCTCGAAATCTGGCTCGATACGCTTGATCCGCCGGTCGCCGGTGTCTCCTCGATCGATGGCTTCCTCGCGGCGTTGGCTGCCGGCCCGTCCATCATCAATCCGGACATATGGCTCAAGAGCATCCTGCGCGAACACGTCCAAAGCGCCCGATCGGCGCCCGCACGCCGAACGATCCTCAAGCGCTACAACCAGATCTGCATCGAGCTTGCCGAGTGCCCTGAGGTCTATGCGCCGATCTATATGCGGACCGAGGACGGCGAGGTCCTGCTGGAAGACTTCGCCAATGGCTTCTTCACTGCAATGCATCTGGACATGGACGCATGGAAGCCCTTCGTGTCTGACCGAGAGTTCGGCTTGCCGCTTGCAGCTATCCTTGGCCAAAGCACGATCATCGACGGCACATCATGGATCGACCAACTCCAGGATCCCCTCGCAAATCAGGCTCTTGCAGATACCTGGCGGATGATCCCCCAGATCATCTCCTTCATCCATGACCAGTGTGCCTTTGCAAGAACCCTGACCGTACACTGA
- the tnpC gene encoding IS66 family transposase, with product MPSRADDLPEDLEQMAALVRELRAENAQLRSLLKGMAQQAFGNRSERASVILGDQGQLDLGDLVSTPTVAANDDEAPEDKPVIKRPRAKRGIMALPAHLERVEQVIDPQTLDCPCCAGKLHKIGEDASEALDWVPAIVRVIRTVRPRYACRNCREGVIQAPAPRRAIPGSMVTTSTLAWMATARFAWSIPLNRQLQMLAGQGAILDRALPSRWMRKIAWWLRSLYELQLAYIHAQSRIFCDGTRMPVLEKGRKRTRITQFWAHACDDGPWSGPARPAVAYIHARGRGHAEARQQLAGYRGILQVDGYGAYKALVRKGAEGIVLVFCLAHARRKFVDAYRKSPSPVAAAIIGLIGEVYAIEARVRASNAADRLAARQAETCKVMATIKTQIDDMLPRLSPKSDLAKAMRYTLNHWKGLTLFLEDGRVEVDTNTVERGMRNVAQGRKSSLFAGSEEGARTWAVLASLLQTARLNGLDPYTWLNDVLERIVNEEVMINDLHSLLAWNWRPATDRLEALAA from the coding sequence ATGCCCTCGCGAGCCGATGACCTTCCCGAAGATCTCGAACAGATGGCCGCCCTTGTGCGGGAACTCCGGGCTGAAAACGCTCAACTGCGCTCGCTCCTCAAAGGCATGGCCCAACAAGCATTCGGCAATCGATCGGAACGCGCCAGCGTCATTCTGGGAGATCAGGGGCAACTGGATCTGGGCGATCTTGTGAGCACGCCGACGGTCGCGGCCAATGACGATGAAGCGCCAGAAGACAAGCCTGTGATCAAGCGCCCGCGCGCGAAGCGCGGCATAATGGCGCTGCCCGCCCATCTTGAGCGGGTAGAGCAGGTGATCGATCCGCAGACATTGGATTGCCCTTGCTGCGCAGGCAAACTCCACAAAATCGGAGAGGATGCCAGTGAGGCCCTCGACTGGGTTCCGGCCATCGTACGCGTCATTCGTACCGTTCGCCCTCGCTATGCCTGCCGCAATTGCCGTGAGGGGGTTATTCAGGCACCAGCGCCCCGGCGTGCGATCCCGGGCTCGATGGTTACCACCTCGACGCTGGCCTGGATGGCCACAGCGCGATTTGCATGGTCAATCCCTCTCAACCGGCAGCTTCAGATGCTGGCCGGACAGGGCGCCATCCTCGATCGCGCCCTACCAAGCCGCTGGATGCGCAAGATCGCATGGTGGCTGAGATCTCTGTATGAATTGCAACTCGCGTACATCCACGCGCAATCGCGGATTTTCTGTGACGGGACGCGAATGCCGGTCCTTGAGAAAGGAAGAAAACGAACCCGGATCACGCAGTTCTGGGCACATGCCTGCGATGATGGTCCCTGGTCAGGCCCGGCGCGACCGGCGGTGGCATACATTCACGCGCGCGGCCGCGGGCATGCCGAAGCGCGCCAGCAGCTAGCCGGCTATCGGGGCATCCTCCAGGTCGACGGCTATGGCGCCTACAAGGCGCTGGTCCGCAAGGGGGCGGAAGGGATCGTGCTGGTCTTTTGTCTTGCCCATGCCCGTCGCAAGTTCGTGGACGCCTACCGTAAATCCCCGTCGCCGGTGGCCGCCGCGATCATCGGCCTGATCGGCGAGGTCTACGCGATCGAGGCCCGGGTGCGCGCCAGCAATGCCGCAGATCGGTTAGCGGCCCGCCAGGCGGAAACCTGTAAGGTGATGGCTACGATCAAAACGCAGATCGACGACATGCTGCCCAGGCTCTCACCCAAATCCGATCTGGCAAAGGCGATGCGCTACACCCTCAACCACTGGAAGGGCCTGACGCTATTCCTGGAAGACGGGCGTGTCGAGGTCGATACCAACACCGTCGAGCGTGGGATGAGAAATGTTGCCCAGGGCAGAAAGTCGAGCCTTTTTGCGGGGAGCGAGGAAGGAGCCCGGACCTGGGCGGTGCTTGCCTCGCTTCTCCAGACTGCTCGCCTCAATGGCCTCGATCCCTACACCTGGCTCAACGATGTGCTTGAACGGATCGTGAATGAAGAGGTAATGATCAACGATCTGCACAGCCTGTTGGCATGGAACTGGCGCCCTGCGACTGATCGGCTAGAAGCGCTGGCAGCATGA
- the tnpB gene encoding IS66 family insertion sequence element accessory protein TnpB (TnpB, as the term is used for proteins encoded by IS66 family insertion elements, is considered an accessory protein, since TnpC, encoded by a neighboring gene, is a DDE family transposase.) has product MIPIDGSVRIYVATQPIDFRAGINRLMGLVTHVLGHDACAGDVFVFRNKAADKVKLVRHDGSGAVMATKWLDRGRFHWPPLQGGTLALTGAQCVALLSGLDWRRLPFQEERRPKVFG; this is encoded by the coding sequence ATGATCCCGATCGATGGAAGCGTGCGGATCTATGTGGCGACGCAGCCCATCGACTTCAGGGCCGGGATCAACCGGCTGATGGGACTGGTGACACATGTTCTGGGCCATGATGCCTGTGCCGGTGATGTGTTTGTCTTCCGCAACAAGGCGGCTGACAAGGTCAAGTTGGTCCGTCATGATGGATCCGGCGCGGTTATGGCGACAAAATGGCTCGACCGTGGGAGGTTCCACTGGCCCCCATTGCAAGGAGGGACGCTTGCCCTGACGGGGGCGCAATGTGTGGCACTTCTATCGGGCCTGGACTGGCGCAGGCTGCCGTTCCAGGAGGAAAGGCGCCCTAAGGTTTTTGGCTGA
- a CDS encoding transposase, with amino-acid sequence MVDEIDAVPNVGLTCASHSASSRLTVSLEPVRRRHERWPDDERDRILAESFTSGKTVAQVSRDNGVGLGLLHYWRRQARAAGTVEELRLVPVTVVGEEHAQMPAVPASPPSMELVVRDVTVRICGAVEAEHLRTVLAAIRE; translated from the coding sequence GTGGTTGACGAAATTGATGCGGTGCCAAACGTTGGTTTGACGTGTGCGTCGCACAGTGCAAGTTCGCGTTTGACTGTTAGTTTGGAGCCAGTCCGGCGTCGGCACGAGCGATGGCCGGATGATGAGCGCGATCGTATTCTTGCGGAAAGCTTCACTTCCGGAAAAACGGTAGCGCAGGTTTCGCGGGATAACGGCGTCGGCCTTGGCCTGCTGCATTATTGGCGCCGGCAGGCGCGAGCGGCGGGGACCGTTGAAGAACTACGGCTTGTGCCAGTGACGGTGGTTGGCGAGGAGCACGCGCAAATGCCGGCCGTCCCGGCATCGCCGCCCAGCATGGAATTGGTGGTGCGCGATGTGACAGTTCGTATTTGCGGCGCCGTCGAGGCGGAGCACTTGCGCACCGTTCTGGCGGCGATCCGGGAATGA
- a CDS encoding DUF2933 domain-containing protein: protein MGEHDHRMRKRGKIVLIGFLLVASFFLLTEHTAHFLGVLPYLILLACPLMHLFSNRCPDPTYSGWFLRGRSARDVEELEQWLTKLMRCQTLV from the coding sequence ATGGGCGAACATGACCATCGCATGCGCAAGCGCGGCAAGATCGTTCTGATCGGCTTCCTGCTCGTCGCCAGCTTCTTCCTCCTCACCGAGCATACCGCGCACTTCCTGGGCGTGCTGCCCTATCTCATCCTGCTCGCCTGCCCGCTCATGCACCTGTTCAGTAACCGCTGCCCCGACCCCACGTATTCTGGTTGGTTTTTGAGGGGTAGATCTGCGCGAGACGTTGAGGAGCTCGAGCAGTGGTTGACGAAATTGATGCGGTGCCAAACGTTGGTTTGA
- a CDS encoding MBL fold metallo-hydrolase RNA specificity domain-containing protein: MHKRKKRHHSRNQSGVTVLEREARIDLAKRPADGLGVAFLGASGTVTGSRYLVDDGETQIVVDSGLFQGPRDLRRLNWASIPPEVADVGQVLLTHAHLDHSGALPRMARLGWDGTVLATRATAALCELLLPDSGHLQEKDAEFANQHGFSRHQPALPLYTQADARLALQLFRPIEFGAWHAVTDGIRVRYHRAGHILGAASIEIDWKGRTILFSGDIGRYGDAVMKDPEPPARADYVLVESTYGDRRHEQVDPTKTLGDHVERCVERGGTVVIPAFAVGRVQSLLYHFSRLRAQGRLRDIPIFLDSPMAINASGLMCDFMDEHRLARAECEAACSVAHYVREVEESKELTANPAPKVIISASGMATGGRVLHHLKRFAPDGKNLILFSGFQAAGTRGAAMIGGARTIKIHGEYIPVEADVANLTMLSAHADSDELMRWLGSLQEPPRHVYVTHGEPTGAQVLAKRVSEDLGWACSVPALGSWGMLA; the protein is encoded by the coding sequence ATGCACAAGAGAAAGAAACGGCACCATTCCCGCAACCAGTCCGGAGTGACCGTCCTCGAGCGTGAAGCAAGGATCGATCTGGCCAAGCGCCCGGCCGATGGTCTCGGCGTTGCCTTTCTCGGCGCATCGGGAACGGTCACAGGGTCGCGTTATCTGGTGGACGATGGTGAAACTCAGATCGTGGTCGATTCCGGCCTGTTTCAGGGACCCAGGGATCTGCGCCGCCTTAATTGGGCATCGATCCCACCCGAAGTCGCGGATGTCGGCCAGGTGCTGCTGACCCACGCCCATCTCGATCACTCGGGCGCACTACCGCGCATGGCGCGCCTGGGCTGGGACGGGACCGTCCTTGCCACGCGGGCGACCGCGGCCCTGTGCGAGCTCCTTCTTCCCGACAGCGGCCATCTGCAGGAAAAGGATGCGGAGTTCGCCAACCAGCACGGCTTCTCCAGGCACCAGCCGGCGCTGCCCCTCTACACCCAGGCCGACGCGCGTCTGGCATTGCAGCTCTTCCGCCCGATCGAGTTCGGAGCGTGGCATGCAGTCACGGACGGCATCAGGGTGCGCTACCATCGCGCCGGCCACATCCTCGGCGCGGCGTCGATCGAGATCGACTGGAAGGGGCGGACAATCCTCTTCTCAGGCGACATCGGCCGTTACGGCGATGCGGTGATGAAGGATCCCGAGCCGCCCGCGCGCGCCGACTATGTCCTGGTGGAATCGACCTATGGCGATCGGCGCCACGAGCAGGTCGATCCGACAAAGACGCTTGGAGATCATGTCGAACGATGCGTCGAGAGAGGCGGGACGGTGGTGATTCCGGCCTTCGCCGTGGGACGGGTTCAGTCGCTTCTCTATCATTTCTCGCGTCTGCGCGCGCAGGGACGCCTCCGCGACATCCCGATCTTCCTCGACAGCCCGATGGCGATCAACGCGAGCGGGCTGATGTGCGATTTCATGGACGAGCATCGCCTGGCCCGCGCCGAGTGCGAAGCGGCGTGCAGCGTCGCGCACTATGTGCGCGAAGTGGAGGAATCCAAGGAACTCACCGCCAACCCCGCTCCCAAGGTCATCATCTCGGCCAGTGGAATGGCAACGGGCGGCCGCGTGCTCCACCATCTCAAGCGCTTCGCGCCGGATGGGAAGAACCTCATCCTCTTCTCAGGCTTCCAGGCGGCGGGCACCCGCGGCGCCGCCATGATCGGGGGCGCCCGGACGATCAAGATCCACGGCGAGTATATCCCGGTCGAAGCCGATGTCGCCAACCTGACGATGCTTTCGGCGCATGCCGACAGCGACGAGCTCATGCGCTGGCTCGGGTCGCTGCAAGAGCCCCCGCGCCATGTCTATGTCACGCATGGCGAGCCGACCGGCGCCCAGGTCCTGGCGAAGCGAGTCTCGGAGGATCTGGGCTGGGCATGCAGCGTACCGGCGCTGGGTAGCTGGGGCATGCTCGCGTGA
- a CDS encoding thymidine phosphorylase family protein yields the protein MKPGIIEDAEVEPVATTLRAHRLGLSAAGGDLIAVMRQDCPVCRSEGLASRAQVALHAGGREIVVSLLHSSAEAPAPGEIGLSESAWRRLGVSEGDPVEIAHAQPLASLAEVRRRIYGNRLSEGAFSAIMTDIAERRYSDVHLSAFITACSAVPLDTDETISLTRAMVDVGERLQWSGAVIVDKHSVGGLPGNRTTPIIVSIMAAEGLIMPKTSSRAITSPAGTADTMEVLAPVDLDVSAIRKVVEREGGCIAWGGAVNLSPADDVIIGVERVLDIDAVGQMVASVLSKKIAAGATHLVIDIPVGPTAKVRGTDAADTLERALSSVAQAFGLRTRVMRGPGAEPIGRGIGPALEAQDILAVLQGQPGAEDLAHRACELAGGLLELADAAPAGEGYARARACLESGGAWAKFQRICEAQGGMRAPPVARFQQDMIAPYSGRLVSIDNRKLATVAKLAGAPVAKAAGVALQCRLNQMVDAGAPLCSIHAESPGELDYAAAYAVSDGPIFGIEAL from the coding sequence GTGAAGCCCGGGATCATCGAGGACGCCGAAGTAGAGCCTGTCGCGACGACGCTGCGGGCACACCGCCTCGGCCTGTCCGCTGCCGGAGGTGATCTGATCGCGGTCATGCGCCAAGACTGTCCCGTCTGCCGCTCGGAAGGTCTCGCGTCGCGCGCGCAGGTCGCGCTGCACGCCGGCGGGCGGGAAATCGTCGTCTCGCTGCTGCACAGTTCCGCGGAGGCTCCAGCGCCCGGCGAGATCGGCCTGTCCGAATCCGCATGGCGGCGGCTCGGCGTCAGCGAGGGCGATCCGGTCGAGATCGCGCACGCCCAGCCTCTCGCCTCGCTCGCCGAAGTGCGTCGGCGCATCTATGGCAATCGTCTCAGTGAAGGGGCTTTTTCAGCGATCATGACCGACATCGCCGAGCGACGCTATAGCGATGTCCATCTCTCGGCGTTCATCACGGCATGCTCAGCGGTCCCGCTCGATACGGACGAAACGATCAGCCTGACCAGGGCGATGGTCGATGTCGGCGAGCGATTGCAGTGGTCCGGAGCGGTCATCGTCGACAAGCATAGCGTCGGTGGATTGCCGGGCAATCGCACCACGCCGATCATCGTCTCGATCATGGCCGCGGAGGGCCTGATCATGCCCAAGACATCGTCGCGGGCGATCACCTCGCCGGCCGGCACGGCGGACACGATGGAGGTGCTTGCACCTGTCGACCTCGACGTTTCCGCCATCCGCAAGGTGGTCGAGCGCGAAGGCGGCTGCATCGCCTGGGGCGGCGCCGTCAATCTCAGCCCGGCCGACGATGTGATCATCGGCGTTGAACGAGTGCTCGATATCGATGCCGTAGGGCAGATGGTCGCCTCGGTGCTGTCCAAGAAAATCGCGGCCGGTGCGACCCATCTGGTCATCGATATCCCGGTCGGGCCGACCGCCAAGGTACGCGGAACCGATGCCGCCGATACGCTCGAGCGCGCGCTGAGCTCGGTCGCCCAAGCCTTCGGGCTTCGCACGCGCGTGATGCGCGGCCCCGGCGCGGAGCCGATCGGACGGGGCATCGGCCCGGCGCTTGAGGCGCAGGATATCCTTGCCGTCCTCCAGGGGCAGCCGGGCGCCGAGGATCTCGCCCACCGGGCCTGCGAGCTGGCGGGAGGACTGCTTGAGCTCGCTGACGCGGCCCCGGCCGGCGAAGGCTATGCGCGTGCGCGGGCGTGTCTCGAAAGCGGCGGGGCCTGGGCCAAGTTCCAACGTATCTGCGAAGCGCAGGGCGGCATGCGGGCTCCACCGGTCGCCCGGTTTCAGCAGGATATGATCGCTCCCTATAGCGGCCGCCTGGTGAGTATCGACAATCGCAAGCTCGCGACGGTCGCGAAGCTCGCCGGCGCGCCGGTGGCCAAGGCCGCTGGCGTCGCACTGCAGTGTCGGCTGAACCAGATGGTGGATGCCGGGGCTCCCTTGTGTAGCATTCATGCCGAGAGCCCGGGCGAGCTCGACTATGCGGCGGCCTATGCCGTGAGCGACGGGCCGATCTTCGGGATTGAAGCGCTATGA
- a CDS encoding ribose-phosphate pyrophosphokinase: MNRPVLFALPGSEALAQPLSAALDAEVGTIEHRQFPDGETYLRVGNDVSDREVILLSSLDHPDAKLLPLLFAADTARDLGARRIGLVAPYLAYMRQDIRFHAGEAVTSRTFAAILSRHLDWLVTVDPHLHRYHELSEIYRIPTQVVHAAPFLASWIKRNVARPLIIGPDLESEQWVSQVAADADAPFLVCEKIRSGDRHVTISIPNAPAFLDRQPVLVDDIASSGRTLTEAARQLVGMGFARPDCVVVHPLFAGDAAQVLGGLVERIVSTNAVAHASNDIDVMPAIAEAVRHRIEWRAARQF, from the coding sequence ATGAACCGTCCCGTCCTGTTCGCGCTGCCTGGCAGCGAGGCCCTGGCACAGCCGCTATCCGCCGCGCTCGATGCAGAGGTCGGCACGATCGAGCATCGTCAGTTTCCTGACGGGGAAACCTATCTCAGGGTCGGAAACGACGTCAGCGACCGCGAGGTCATCCTGCTGTCCAGTCTCGATCATCCGGACGCCAAGCTGTTGCCGCTGCTGTTCGCAGCCGACACCGCGCGCGATCTTGGCGCTCGCAGGATCGGGCTCGTCGCCCCTTACCTCGCTTACATGCGCCAGGACATACGCTTCCATGCCGGCGAGGCGGTGACGTCGCGAACCTTTGCTGCGATCCTGTCTCGCCATCTCGACTGGCTGGTGACGGTCGATCCGCATCTCCATCGCTACCATGAATTGTCGGAAATCTACCGCATCCCAACCCAGGTTGTTCATGCCGCGCCGTTTTTGGCCTCGTGGATCAAGCGCAATGTCGCTCGCCCGCTGATCATCGGTCCGGACCTGGAAAGCGAACAGTGGGTCTCGCAGGTGGCGGCCGATGCCGATGCTCCGTTTCTCGTGTGCGAGAAAATCCGATCCGGCGACCGTCACGTCACCATCTCGATTCCGAATGCCCCAGCGTTTCTCGATCGCCAGCCGGTGCTGGTCGACGATATCGCCTCATCCGGTCGGACCCTCACCGAGGCGGCGCGCCAACTGGTCGGCATGGGGTTCGCGCGACCGGATTGCGTGGTCGTGCATCCGCTTTTTGCCGGCGATGCAGCGCAGGTTCTGGGTGGGCTTGTCGAAAGGATCGTCAGCACGAACGCGGTTGCACATGCGTCGAATGATATAGACGTCATGCCAGCGATCGCGGAGGCCGTTCGCCACCGGATTGAATGGCGTGCTGCGCGTCAGTTCTAA
- a CDS encoding response regulator transcription factor → MGNKRVVHIVDDEETIRKALSFTLRTAGFAVEAYASGPEFLLSAEDAEKGCVVLDMHMPDMDGLQVQAELTRRGIDMPVVVLTGNGDPTLAVQAMKAGAADFLAKPVEKAALLGAIDRGFSWLESIARRASEQADALSKAARLTQRERAVLRGISRGYPNSLIADELGVTSRTVELHRASLMIKLNAQSLPDLLRIAFAVDLHESTENGHP, encoded by the coding sequence ATGGGGAACAAGCGCGTCGTGCATATCGTCGATGACGAAGAGACAATACGAAAAGCACTAAGTTTCACGTTGCGGACCGCAGGGTTTGCCGTAGAAGCCTACGCTTCGGGGCCGGAGTTTCTGTTGAGCGCAGAGGACGCCGAGAAAGGCTGCGTGGTTCTCGACATGCACATGCCCGACATGGACGGCCTGCAGGTTCAGGCGGAGCTGACGCGACGCGGTATCGACATGCCCGTCGTGGTGCTGACGGGCAATGGCGATCCTACGCTCGCCGTACAGGCGATGAAGGCGGGCGCTGCCGACTTTCTCGCCAAACCGGTCGAGAAGGCCGCATTGCTCGGCGCGATCGACCGCGGCTTCAGCTGGCTTGAGAGTATAGCCCGTCGTGCCTCCGAACAGGCCGACGCTCTTTCGAAAGCCGCGAGACTGACGCAGCGCGAACGGGCCGTTCTGAGAGGAATTTCGCGAGGCTATCCAAATAGCCTTATCGCAGATGAACTCGGCGTCACGTCGCGCACGGTCGAGCTGCATCGGGCCAGTCTGATGATCAAACTCAACGCGCAAAGCCTGCCCGACCTGTTGCGGATCGCTTTCGCCGTCGACCTGCACGAATCGACCGAAAACGGGCACCCCTAA